Proteins found in one Cervus canadensis isolate Bull #8, Minnesota chromosome 24, ASM1932006v1, whole genome shotgun sequence genomic segment:
- the PTP4A2 gene encoding protein tyrosine phosphatase type IVA 2 produces MNRPAPVEISYENMRFLITHNPTNATLNKFTEELKKYGVTTLVRVCDATYDKAPVEKEGIHVLDWPFDDGAPPPNQIVDDWLNLLKTKFREEPGCCVAVHCVAGLGRAPVLVALALIECGMKYEDAVQFIRQKRRGAFNSKQLLYLEKYRPKMRLRFRDTNGHCCVQ; encoded by the exons ATGAACCGTCCAGCCCCTGTGGAGATCTCCTATGAGAACATGCGTTTTCTGATAACCCACAACCCTACCAATGCTACCCTCAACAAGTTCACAGAG gaacTTAAGAAGTATGGAGTGACAACTTTGGTTCGAGTTTGTGATGCTACATATGATAAAGCACCAGTTGAAAAAGAAGGAATCCACGTTCTA GATTGGCCTTTTGACGATGGAGCGCCACCCCCTAATCAGATAGTAGATGATTGGCTAAACCTACTAAAAACCAAATTTCGTGAAGAACCAGGTTGCTGTGTTGCAGTGCATTGTGTTGCAGGATTGGGAAG GGCACCTGTACTAGTTGCACTTGCTTTGATTGAATGTGGAATGAAGTATGAAGATGCAGTTCAGTTTATAAGACA aaaaagaagggGAGCATTCAATTCCAAACAGCTGCTTTACCTGGAGAAATACCGACCTAAGATGCGATTACGCTTCAGAGATACCAACGGGCATTGCTGTGTTCAGTAA